One Cryptomeria japonica chromosome 9, Sugi_1.0, whole genome shotgun sequence genomic window carries:
- the LOC131072038 gene encoding probable beta-1,4-xylosyltransferase IRX10L: MRDFALRPFVFWVLLMAVPAFGQDQQTHQQSERISGSAGDVLEDDPVGRLKVFIYELPSKYNKKILAKDPRCLTHMFATEIFMHRFLLSSPVRTLNPEEADWFYTPVYTTCDLTPNGLPLPFKSPRMMRSAIQYISTNWPYWNRTEGADHFFVVPHDFGACFHYQEEKAIERGILPLLQRATLVQTFGQRYHVCLKEGSITVPPYAPPQKMQAHLIPPSTPRSIFVYFRGLFYDVGNDPEGGYYARGARASVWENFKDNPLFDISTEHPATYYEDMQRAVFCLCPLGWAPWSPRLVEGVIFGCIPVIIADDIVLPFADAIPWEEIGVFIEEKDVPNLDSILTSIPPEVILRKQRLLANPAMKQAMLFPQPAQPGDAFHQILNGLARKLPHDSSVYLRPNQKLLNWTAGPVGDLKPW; this comes from the exons ATGAGGGATTTTGCTCTTCGCCCTTTTGTGTTTTGGGTATTGCTGATGGCTGTTCCTGCATTTGGGCAGGATCAGCAAACGCACCAGCAGTCCGAGAGAATTTCAG GCAGTGCTGGTGATGTTCTTGAGGATGACCCAGTTGGGAGATTGAAAGTGTTCATTTATGAGCTACCAAGTAAATACAACAAGAAGATTCTTGCAAAAGATCCCAGGTGTCTCACCCATATGTTTGCAACAGAGATCTTTATGCATCGGTTTCTACTCTCCAGTCCTGTGCGCACGTTGAACCCAGAGGAGGCTGACTGGTTCTACACGCCAGTGTATACTACGTGTGATCTCACTCCAAATGGCTTGCCATTGCCCTTCAAATCACCCCGAATGATGAGAAGTGCCATTCAGTATATTTCCACTAACTGGCCATATTGGAATCGCACAGAGGGAGCAGATCACTTCTTTGTGGTGCCACATGATTTTGGTGCATGTTTTCATTACCAA GAAGAAAAAGCGATTGAAAGAGGCATTTTACCATTGCTGCAGCGTGCCACATTGGTTCAGACGTTTGGGCAACGGTACCATGTTTGTCTGAAGGAAGGCTCCATTACAGTTCCACCTTATGCTCCTCCACAAAAAATGCAGGCACACTTGATACCACCTAGTACTCCTCGATCGATCTTTGTTTACTTTCGTGGTCTTTTTTATGATGTGGGCAATGATCCTGAAGGTGGTTACTATGCAAG GGGTGCAAGAGCATCAGTATGGGAAAATTTTAAAGACAACCCTCTTTTTGACATTTCTACCGAGCATCCTGCCACCTATTATGAGGACATGCAACGAGCCGTTTTTTGCTTGTGTCCATTGGGCTGGGCACCTTGGAGTCCAAGACTTGTGGAAGGTGTGATATTTGGTTGTATTCCGGTAATAATAGCTGATGATATTGTGCTACCTTTTGCTGATGCTATCCCCTGGGAAGAAATTGGAGTTTttattgaagagaaagatgtacCTAACCTGGACAGTATTCTCACATCAATTCCACCAGAGGTCATATTGAGGAAGCAGCGACTACTTGCAAATCCTGCTATGAAGCAAGCTATGCTGTTTCCTCAACCTGCTCAACCAGGAGATGCCTTTCATCAGATTTTAAATGGTTTAGCTCGCAAACTTCCCCATGATAGCAGTGTTTACTTGAGGCCAAATCAGAAATTATTGAACTGGACAGCAGGACCTGTTGGTGATCTGAAGCCCTGGTAA